A single region of the Chryseobacterium culicis genome encodes:
- a CDS encoding SDR family NAD(P)-dependent oxidoreductase produces MDTKESYAVVTGASQGLGKSFAEQLAKKKINVILISLPDQNLKEFSRELEEYYEIKVHYYETDLSVNENVMKLTEWLNCSFDIHILINNAGLGGTKKFTEASSDYINTILQVNVAATSLITHQLLPNLLKQPKAYILNVSSMAAFSPIGFKTVYPASKSFIHSFSRGLHEELKDTNVFVSVVNPGAMKTNQDVCERIEKQGFMGRLTLLNPDKVASYCIRQLFKKDSVIMVNPISWLVMKILPIWIKLPLMTQAIKREIEA; encoded by the coding sequence ATGGATACCAAAGAATCATACGCTGTAGTCACAGGAGCAAGCCAGGGATTAGGCAAATCATTCGCAGAACAGCTGGCCAAAAAAAAGATCAATGTTATTCTTATAAGTCTTCCGGATCAGAACCTCAAAGAATTTTCAAGAGAGCTGGAAGAATACTATGAAATAAAAGTCCATTATTATGAAACGGATCTTTCTGTCAATGAAAATGTGATGAAACTTACGGAATGGCTTAATTGCTCTTTTGATATTCATATCCTGATTAATAATGCAGGGCTGGGCGGAACTAAAAAGTTCACAGAGGCTTCTTCGGATTATATCAACACTATATTGCAGGTGAATGTAGCAGCAACATCATTAATTACCCATCAGCTGCTTCCAAACCTTTTAAAACAACCCAAAGCCTATATTCTGAATGTTTCAAGTATGGCTGCATTTTCACCTATTGGTTTTAAGACTGTATATCCCGCATCCAAAAGCTTTATCCATTCATTTTCAAGAGGACTTCATGAAGAACTGAAAGATACCAACGTTTTTGTAAGTGTTGTAAATCCAGGCGCGATGAAAACGAATCAGGATGTATGTGAAAGAATAGAAAAGCAAGGTTTTATGGGGAGATTAACGCTTTTAAATCCTGATAAAGTAGCCTCATACTGTATCCGTCAATTGTTTAAGAAAGATTCCGTAATTATGGTGAATCCAATCAGCTGGCTGGTAATGAAAATATTACCCATATGGATTAAACTTCCCTTGATGACCCAGGCTATAAAAAGAGAGATTGAAGCATGA
- a CDS encoding helix-turn-helix domain-containing protein, with the protein MNTSELNSFIVILIYGSLVLLSLLKLANPLKVNRKANFWFGIFLFLWSTFWLDEVLFLITGATIEFHSLFFVRCIQFFTPIVFYLSVLFYTNPSFSFTTRDFRFLLLPAAFVLCLILVKSGYEKPFEYLSVILILIQALFYTALSYITIRKHQKKIQQFSSNTEGINLNWLEYIILVLLIVNIIYVIYNLFYDPKSLNFFINAVFLSVIYCVGYYSLKQKEIYPLEEKQRQELISIDEDSDPEETRRKLISDEELIKIKTSLEGIMETQKPYLDSELNLIRLAEMLSVSTHHLSYVINTGFGKNFFQYVNEYRVDYAKKLLKEPDGKLSILGIAYESGFNSKTSFNTTFKKVTGQTPSEFKK; encoded by the coding sequence ATGAACACATCAGAGTTAAACAGTTTCATCGTGATACTTATCTATGGTTCATTGGTTTTGCTTTCTCTGCTGAAGCTGGCCAATCCTTTAAAAGTAAACCGAAAAGCTAATTTCTGGTTCGGAATATTTCTGTTTCTGTGGTCTACCTTTTGGCTGGATGAAGTTCTGTTTCTTATTACGGGCGCAACTATAGAGTTTCATTCTCTGTTTTTCGTGAGATGTATTCAGTTTTTTACCCCTATCGTTTTTTACCTCAGTGTGCTGTTTTACACCAATCCGTCTTTTAGCTTTACAACCAGAGATTTTAGATTTTTGTTACTTCCTGCAGCTTTTGTGCTGTGTCTTATCCTCGTAAAATCGGGTTATGAAAAGCCATTTGAATATCTGAGTGTTATTTTGATCCTGATTCAGGCTTTGTTTTATACGGCACTTTCTTATATTACCATCCGAAAACATCAGAAGAAGATTCAGCAGTTTTCATCCAATACAGAAGGAATCAACCTGAACTGGCTGGAATATATTATTCTGGTGCTTCTCATTGTGAATATTATCTATGTAATTTACAATCTTTTCTACGACCCCAAATCATTGAATTTCTTTATCAATGCAGTCTTTTTATCCGTTATTTACTGTGTGGGCTACTATTCTCTGAAGCAGAAGGAAATTTATCCTTTGGAAGAAAAACAGAGACAGGAGCTGATCTCTATTGATGAAGATTCTGATCCGGAAGAGACCAGAAGAAAACTTATTTCCGATGAAGAATTAATAAAGATTAAAACCTCATTGGAAGGTATTATGGAAACACAAAAACCTTACCTTGACAGCGAACTTAATCTGATCAGGCTGGCTGAAATGTTATCTGTTTCTACCCATCATCTGTCGTATGTGATCAATACAGGTTTTGGAAAAAATTTCTTCCAATATGTAAATGAATATAGAGTAGACTATGCTAAAAAGCTTCTGAAAGAACCGGACGGCAAATTATCCATTTTAGGAATTGCTTACGAATCCGGATTCAATTCCAAAACCTCTTTCAATACAACCTTTAAAAAAGTAACCGGACAAACCCCTTCTGAATTCAAAAAATAA
- a CDS encoding rhomboid family intramembrane serine protease, protein MDIVVIIIIGATCIFSYMGFNNTALFEKYKFNVGAIANRKEYVRLISSAFLHADFMHLFFNMLSLYFFQGVVISFFGEIGFLILYFGSMILGNLFSLQIYKNQPWYSAIGASGAVSGIIFASIAMAPNEISVNFLPGWLFGTLYFGYSVYMMLNPKQWDNLGHAAHLGGAFFGLVYSIVMHPQLAMSNILFLGIMSLPLIYLGYEIFVRKRIG, encoded by the coding sequence ATGGATATAGTTGTTATCATTATCATTGGAGCCACATGTATTTTTAGTTACATGGGGTTCAATAATACAGCATTATTTGAAAAATATAAATTCAATGTTGGAGCTATTGCAAACCGTAAAGAATATGTAAGGCTTATCAGTTCTGCGTTTTTACATGCAGACTTTATGCACTTATTTTTTAATATGCTTTCCCTGTATTTTTTCCAGGGAGTAGTCATTAGCTTCTTTGGGGAAATAGGATTTTTAATTCTTTATTTCGGATCAATGATTCTTGGGAATTTATTCAGTTTACAGATTTATAAAAATCAGCCTTGGTATTCTGCGATAGGAGCATCAGGTGCGGTTTCGGGAATCATTTTTGCTTCCATTGCTATGGCACCCAATGAGATCAGCGTTAATTTCCTGCCTGGATGGTTATTTGGAACATTATATTTCGGATATTCAGTGTATATGATGCTGAACCCTAAGCAGTGGGATAACCTGGGCCATGCTGCTCACCTGGGAGGTGCTTTTTTTGGATTGGTTTACTCTATTGTCATGCATCCACAGCTGGCCATGAGTAATATTCTTTTCTTAGGAATCATGTCACTTCCGTTAATTTATTTAGGATATGAAATTTTTGTAAGGAAACGAATAGGATAA